A window from Chloroflexota bacterium encodes these proteins:
- the glgA gene encoding glycogen synthase GlgA, which yields MADKSLKVLYLAAEVVPFAKTGGLADVAGALPKVLKDLGHDIRVAMPRYGRIDKSRFGLTTKLEPFPVPIDDTSESVAILESTIGGKVPIYFMDNDRYFNREGVYGYSDDGERFVLFCRAAVEMLKRLDWLPDIIHCNDWHTAIIPNYLTTIYRDDPFFANTATVFTIHNLRYQGIFGNRILEIAGIDEYGFLHHPRMEDLDNVVDLLARGINFADVINTVSETYAKEILTPEYGEKLDPLLLDRQDRLFGILNGIDYDEMNPATDKYIAVNYDVATLDKRIENKAALQRETGLNVDAAVPLVGMVSRLADQKGFDILAEIFDPMMEALNMQFVLLGTGDQHYHDMFSNFARKHSGKMAVLLTFNATLAQRIYSGADMFLMPSRFEPCGLGQLIALRYGCIPIVRTTGGLADTVHDFDPRSGEGNGFTFSRYRSLDLFAAIVRAIENYKYRSTWRMLQERGMQADYSWNVSAQKYAELYRKAIEFKRMAKVAG from the coding sequence ATGGCTGATAAATCGCTTAAGGTTCTTTACCTGGCTGCGGAGGTAGTTCCTTTCGCTAAGACCGGTGGACTGGCCGATGTGGCTGGGGCCTTGCCTAAGGTCCTTAAAGACTTGGGACACGATATACGGGTGGCTATGCCACGTTATGGGCGCATCGACAAGAGTCGCTTTGGCCTCACCACAAAACTGGAGCCATTCCCTGTCCCAATAGATGACACTAGCGAGTCTGTGGCCATCCTGGAGTCAACCATCGGGGGAAAGGTGCCCATCTATTTCATGGATAACGATCGTTACTTTAACCGGGAAGGTGTCTATGGTTATTCCGATGATGGAGAACGCTTCGTCCTTTTCTGTAGAGCTGCGGTGGAGATGTTGAAACGGCTGGATTGGCTGCCGGATATCATTCATTGCAACGACTGGCACACAGCCATCATCCCCAACTATTTGACGACCATCTACCGGGACGACCCCTTCTTCGCCAATACTGCTACTGTATTCACCATTCACAATCTCCGCTACCAGGGCATATTTGGGAATCGCATCTTGGAGATCGCCGGCATAGATGAATATGGGTTCCTGCATCATCCCCGAATGGAGGATCTAGACAACGTTGTTGACCTTTTGGCCAGGGGCATCAATTTCGCTGATGTCATTAACACGGTTAGCGAAACCTATGCTAAAGAGATCTTGACTCCAGAATATGGGGAGAAGCTTGATCCTCTCTTACTCGACCGACAGGACCGGCTTTTTGGTATCCTAAACGGTATAGATTACGATGAGATGAATCCAGCCACGGATAAGTATATTGCGGTCAATTACGACGTAGCTACCCTTGATAAAAGGATTGAGAATAAGGCTGCCTTACAACGTGAGACTGGGCTGAACGTGGATGCAGCTGTTCCCCTAGTGGGGATGGTCTCCCGCTTGGCCGATCAGAAGGGGTTTGATATTTTGGCCGAGATCTTCGATCCAATGATGGAAGCGCTGAATATGCAGTTCGTCCTTTTGGGAACGGGCGATCAGCATTATCACGATATGTTCAGTAACTTTGCGCGCAAGCATTCTGGCAAGATGGCTGTCCTGCTCACTTTTAATGCCACCCTGGCGCAGCGTATCTATAGCGGAGCGGATATGTTCCTTATGCCCTCGCGGTTCGAACCATGTGGGCTGGGACAGCTGATTGCCTTGCGCTATGGTTGCATCCCCATCGTCCGTACTACGGGAGGGCTAGCCGATACCGTACATGACTTCGATCCGCGCAGCGGCGAGGGAAACGGTTTCACTTTCAGTCGGTATCGCTCCCTTGACCTCTTTGCCGCTATTGTGCGGGCGATCGAGAACTATAAATACAGAAGCACCTGGCGCATGTTGCAAGAGAGGGGGATGCAGGCTGATTATTCCTGGAATGTTTCAGCCCAAAAATATGCGGAGCTGTATCGAAAGGCGATTGAGTTCAAGCGCATGGCGAAGGTGGCTGGTTAG
- a CDS encoding ABC transporter substrate-binding protein → MFKYLRWQLLIAAAGLCLIVALIITAASPTSTAIVPEAGGTYIEGAIGQPKFLNPILRQLDTVDDDIVSLVFQGLTKVGDDGQIMPGLAERWEISPDGRVYTFYLRPGVRWHDGQPFGADDVVFTIKAIQDIDFQGNRALAGLWRDVTVQQIDEATVRFVLKDAYAPFLEFTTIGILPAHILANVPAKRLPDSAFNAKPVGTGPYKVKAASLQEVVLEANKDYYGRRPLLSRIRFRFYPDDKKALIALQRDEIQGVGRLNPAEVRVLEGDKQFNTYALPEMSKLTLLILNTKSSIFGEKGVRQAVAYGIDRQKLINLVLDGRGTQADSPISPASWAYKYDVKRYDYKPDYARKLLDDLGWRDTDGDGIRDKGGQKLRFVILTNDNPLRIKVAEELGRQLKDIGMQVEVHAAGWSGVVQDFLIPRNFQSVLTEEWSPNADPDCYQFWHSSQIKEGLNFSSWTNRRADEVLENARRSSSQTERLKLYQEFQSIFADEEPGILLYYPVYNYVINKNVKGIHLGPLIMDSDRFKNIDQWYVRSPYTVSDGGEIPKPR, encoded by the coding sequence TTGTTCAAGTACCTTCGCTGGCAGCTCTTAATTGCGGCGGCCGGCCTCTGCCTGATCGTCGCCCTCATCATCACGGCCGCCTCCCCTACCTCAACAGCGATCGTGCCCGAGGCAGGCGGAACCTACATCGAAGGGGCAATAGGGCAACCAAAATTCCTAAATCCTATCCTTCGTCAACTGGATACGGTCGACGATGATATCGTTTCCTTAGTTTTTCAGGGGTTGACCAAAGTAGGGGATGATGGCCAGATAATGCCTGGGCTCGCTGAACGTTGGGAGATCAGCCCGGATGGCAGGGTTTATACCTTCTACCTGCGTCCAGGGGTGCGCTGGCACGATGGTCAGCCGTTTGGGGCTGACGACGTCGTCTTCACAATCAAGGCGATTCAAGACATCGACTTCCAGGGCAACCGAGCACTGGCTGGGCTTTGGAGAGACGTGACCGTTCAGCAGATCGACGAAGCCACTGTTCGTTTTGTACTGAAAGACGCTTACGCCCCCTTTCTGGAATTTACCACGATAGGCATATTACCCGCCCATATTCTGGCGAACGTTCCGGCTAAACGGCTACCTGATAGTGCTTTTAACGCTAAGCCAGTGGGAACCGGCCCCTACAAAGTGAAAGCGGCGAGCCTGCAGGAGGTCGTCCTTGAGGCCAATAAAGACTACTATGGACGGCGGCCATTGCTCTCACGGATTCGCTTCCGCTTCTACCCGGACGATAAAAAAGCCTTAATTGCCCTGCAACGAGATGAGATCCAGGGTGTCGGTCGCCTGAACCCCGCGGAGGTAAGAGTGCTGGAGGGAGATAAGCAATTTAATACCTATGCGCTACCGGAGATGTCCAAATTGACCCTTCTCATCTTAAATACAAAGAGTTCTATCTTCGGGGAGAAGGGCGTGCGCCAGGCCGTAGCCTATGGCATTGATCGCCAAAAGTTGATCAATCTTGTCTTGGACGGTCGAGGGACCCAGGCTGACAGCCCGATTAGCCCCGCCTCTTGGGCGTACAAGTACGATGTCAAGAGATACGACTATAAGCCGGACTATGCCCGCAAGTTGCTCGATGACCTCGGCTGGAGGGATACAGATGGGGATGGCATCCGGGATAAGGGTGGACAAAAGCTACGCTTCGTTATCCTAACCAACGACAATCCTCTGCGGATCAAGGTGGCTGAGGAGCTCGGTCGTCAGCTGAAGGACATTGGCATGCAGGTGGAGGTTCATGCCGCTGGCTGGTCTGGGGTCGTTCAGGATTTCCTCATACCGCGCAATTTCCAGTCCGTCTTGACGGAGGAGTGGTCGCCGAATGCCGATCCTGACTGTTATCAATTTTGGCACTCCTCACAGATCAAAGAAGGATTGAATTTCTCCTCATGGACGAATCGGCGAGCTGATGAGGTCCTGGAGAACGCCCGACGTTCAAGTAGCCAAACGGAACGTCTGAAGCTGTATCAAGAATTTCAGTCCATCTTCGCCGATGAGGAGCCGGGTATTCTGTTGTATTACCCGGTCTATAATTATGTCATAAACAAGAACGTTAAGGGCATCCACCTTGGACCGCTCATTATGGACAGTGATCGGTTCAAGAACATTGACCAATGGTACGTCAGGAGTCCTTATACTGTCTCCGACGGCGGTGAGATACCCAAACCGCGCTAG
- the secG gene encoding preprotein translocase subunit SecG: MLTYLNIVEMILSIVLIVVILLQTKGAGFSGTFSADTSIFRTRRGIEKTLFNFTIILAVIFLLVSVISVIAARTGPTA, from the coding sequence TTGCTTACTTACCTTAACATCGTGGAGATGATCCTATCGATAGTCTTAATTGTGGTCATCCTCTTACAAACGAAAGGGGCTGGCTTCAGTGGGACTTTCAGTGCTGATACCTCTATCTTCCGCACGCGGCGGGGTATCGAGAAAACTCTCTTCAACTTCACCATCATACTGGCAGTTATCTTCCTTCTAGTATCCGTCATTAGCGTCATTGCAGCCAGGACCGGTCCGACAGCCTAA
- a CDS encoding AAA family ATPase, translating into MRIDRFTERAQEAISRAQELLQELQHTQLDIEHLLEALLEQSDGLVPKILQKLGVDVEQAMGQVMAVLNASPKQLYISDGRTQVYITPRLKRVFELAEEEASRLRDEYIGTEHLFIAIAGEREGPSGRILQELGIDQEKIYRALVEIRGTQRVTDPHAENKYQILQRYSRDLTELARLGKLDPVVGRDEEIRRVIQILSRRTKNNPVLIGEPGVGKTAIVEGLAQRIVSRDVPEMLYGKKVVALDMAALVAGSRFRGEFEERLKAVVDEIRRSKGEIILFIDELHTVVGAGAAEGAIDASNILKPALSRGELQCVGATTLDEYHKHVEKDAALERRFQPIFVDEPSVEETVEILRGLRDKYEAHHRLKIDDSALVSAAKLAHRYVSDRFLPDKAVDLIDEAASKVRMDLYSMPPELKAMEESLQRLQMEEEAASQARAYERAAVLHSEAIVLRQRYQEARKRWLTENNIDEVVDEEDIATLVSQWTGIPVSRMLETEATKLLDMEEKLHQRVVGQDGAIAAVADAVRRARSGLKDLKRPIGSFIFLGPTGVGKTELAKALAEFLFDTDEAMTRIDMSEYMEKHTVARMIGAPPGYVGYEEGGQLTEAIRRRPYQVVLFDEIEKAHPEVFNALLQVLDDGRLTDGQGRTVDFRNTVIIMTSNVGTQHVRKQASIGFLPVSRTENEKEEMREIIMAELKRTFRPEFLNRIDEIIIFDPLTQAQMVQIVELLLKDLQGRLQEQGIQLELTPAAKEWLAQEGYDPNYGARPLRRAIQRFVESPLSKKLLAHEFIEGDTVIIDISGEELFFRKGDHSSLFAHLAGQRG; encoded by the coding sequence ATGAGGATAGATCGTTTTACTGAGCGGGCACAAGAGGCCATTAGTCGGGCCCAGGAGCTCCTGCAAGAGCTGCAACATACACAATTGGATATAGAGCATTTACTGGAGGCCCTTCTGGAGCAATCTGATGGGCTGGTGCCAAAGATCCTTCAGAAATTAGGCGTCGATGTCGAGCAAGCCATGGGGCAGGTCATGGCCGTGTTGAACGCCAGCCCGAAGCAGCTCTACATTAGCGACGGCCGGACCCAGGTCTACATAACTCCACGACTCAAACGGGTCTTCGAACTGGCTGAGGAGGAGGCTAGCCGTTTGAGAGACGAATATATAGGAACAGAGCACCTTTTCATTGCTATTGCCGGAGAGCGAGAAGGGCCATCCGGGCGCATCCTCCAGGAGTTGGGCATTGACCAGGAGAAGATTTATAGGGCCTTGGTGGAGATTAGAGGCACGCAGCGTGTTACAGACCCGCATGCTGAGAATAAGTATCAGATTCTTCAGAGGTATAGCCGTGACCTGACAGAGTTGGCCCGGCTGGGCAAATTGGATCCGGTAGTGGGGCGCGATGAGGAAATTAGGCGGGTAATCCAAATCTTGTCGCGTCGGACAAAGAATAATCCGGTCCTGATCGGAGAGCCAGGCGTGGGTAAGACGGCCATTGTGGAGGGCTTAGCGCAGCGTATCGTCAGCAGGGATGTACCCGAAATGCTGTATGGCAAGAAGGTGGTCGCTCTCGACATGGCTGCCTTGGTGGCTGGGTCGAGGTTCAGAGGTGAGTTTGAAGAGCGCCTAAAGGCGGTGGTAGACGAGATCCGGCGCTCGAAGGGAGAGATCATCCTCTTCATTGATGAACTACACACCGTTGTTGGGGCTGGGGCGGCTGAGGGGGCGATTGATGCCTCTAACATCCTAAAGCCGGCTTTATCACGCGGCGAGCTGCAGTGCGTTGGTGCGACCACCCTCGATGAGTATCATAAGCACGTAGAGAAGGACGCTGCCCTGGAAAGGCGTTTCCAACCCATCTTCGTCGATGAGCCATCGGTGGAGGAGACGGTGGAGATTCTACGCGGCCTGCGTGATAAGTATGAGGCTCATCATCGCTTGAAGATCGACGACTCAGCCCTGGTATCTGCTGCCAAACTAGCTCATCGTTACGTAAGCGACCGATTCCTCCCTGATAAGGCCGTTGACCTCATCGATGAGGCAGCCTCGAAAGTACGAATGGATCTCTATAGCATGCCGCCTGAGCTGAAGGCGATGGAGGAGAGTCTCCAACGCCTTCAGATGGAGGAAGAGGCAGCTAGCCAGGCGCGAGCATATGAGCGTGCCGCAGTCCTACATAGCGAGGCTATCGTCCTCCGCCAACGCTACCAGGAGGCTCGTAAGAGGTGGTTAACTGAGAATAACATTGACGAGGTGGTCGATGAGGAAGACATCGCCACCCTTGTCTCCCAGTGGACAGGTATCCCTGTGAGCCGGATGCTGGAGACAGAGGCGACAAAGTTGCTGGATATGGAGGAGAAGTTGCATCAACGCGTGGTCGGTCAGGATGGGGCCATCGCGGCCGTCGCTGACGCCGTGCGCCGGGCGAGGTCTGGGCTTAAAGACCTGAAAAGGCCAATCGGTTCCTTCATCTTTTTGGGGCCTACCGGTGTGGGGAAGACGGAGCTGGCTAAGGCTTTAGCTGAGTTCCTCTTTGACACCGATGAGGCTATGACCCGCATCGATATGTCTGAGTATATGGAGAAACATACCGTTGCCCGTATGATCGGTGCACCGCCTGGCTATGTTGGCTATGAGGAGGGTGGGCAGTTGACTGAGGCCATCCGGCGCAGGCCGTATCAGGTAGTGCTCTTCGATGAGATCGAAAAGGCTCACCCGGAGGTGTTCAACGCCTTGCTCCAGGTCCTTGACGACGGACGCCTGACGGATGGGCAGGGTCGCACTGTCGATTTCCGGAACACGGTCATCATTATGACCTCAAACGTGGGTACGCAGCACGTGCGCAAACAGGCAAGCATCGGCTTTTTGCCGGTCAGCCGGACAGAGAACGAGAAGGAGGAGATGCGTGAGATCATAATGGCCGAGTTGAAGCGCACCTTTCGTCCAGAATTCCTAAACCGCATTGATGAGATCATCATTTTCGATCCCTTGACCCAAGCCCAGATGGTTCAGATCGTGGAGCTATTGCTTAAGGATCTTCAAGGACGGCTGCAGGAACAGGGGATACAATTAGAGTTGACACCGGCAGCTAAGGAGTGGTTGGCTCAGGAGGGCTATGACCCAAACTATGGGGCGCGCCCCTTGCGTCGGGCGATACAACGTTTCGTAGAGAGTCCACTCTCGAAGAAACTGCTGGCTCATGAATTCATCGAAGGAGACACGGTTATCATTGATATTTCTGGAGAGGAATTATTCTTCCGCAAGGGGGACCATTCATCCCTCTTCGCCCACCTAGCGGGACAGAGGGGATGA
- the galT gene encoding galactose-1-phosphate uridylyltransferase, whose amino-acid sequence MPQLRQDPIAGYWVVIATERAKRPHTFTQAPKEHTKPGRECPFCEGNERMTPAEVIAYRKPGSTPDSPGWYLRVVPNLYPAFGPAEGSLYPHQVGMYAVMQALGVHEVIIDGPDHHNDLGSLSVEQVATVVKAYVERYLAHKDNPIIKYILIIVNHGQEAGASREHPHSQLFGTPLVPAMIEQELAGTKLYQQKTGRCVYCAMLEEELQLGDRLIYENGSFVAFAPYASRVPFEMWILPRHHSSHFEVINEMQRYLFAESLHAVLGKLQQGLNDPPFNLYIHTTPCHDEAGGVYHWHVEILPKLSIAAGFELGSGIMINTATPESAAEFLCSIPI is encoded by the coding sequence ATGCCGCAGTTAAGACAGGACCCCATTGCTGGGTACTGGGTGGTGATAGCCACCGAAAGGGCTAAACGTCCACACACCTTCACGCAGGCCCCAAAAGAGCATACAAAACCTGGTAGAGAGTGTCCTTTTTGTGAGGGAAACGAGAGGATGACTCCAGCGGAGGTGATCGCTTACCGGAAACCCGGTTCAACACCAGATTCCCCTGGTTGGTATCTGAGGGTAGTACCCAATCTCTATCCGGCCTTTGGTCCGGCTGAGGGTTCTCTCTACCCTCACCAGGTGGGGATGTATGCAGTGATGCAGGCTCTAGGGGTGCATGAGGTGATAATCGATGGTCCGGACCACCATAATGACCTCGGTTCCCTTTCTGTGGAGCAGGTGGCTACGGTAGTTAAAGCGTATGTGGAGCGTTATCTGGCCCATAAGGACAACCCGATAATCAAATATATCCTCATCATTGTCAATCATGGCCAGGAGGCCGGCGCTTCACGAGAACATCCCCATTCCCAGCTGTTTGGTACGCCGCTGGTTCCAGCCATGATAGAGCAGGAGCTTGCTGGAACGAAGCTTTATCAGCAAAAAACGGGCCGCTGCGTCTATTGCGCCATGCTCGAGGAGGAATTGCAGCTAGGTGACCGCCTGATTTACGAAAACGGATCGTTCGTTGCCTTTGCACCCTATGCCTCACGTGTTCCCTTTGAGATGTGGATTCTCCCCAGACACCATAGCTCGCACTTTGAGGTGATAAATGAGATGCAGCGCTACCTCTTTGCGGAATCGCTCCACGCTGTGCTGGGTAAGTTGCAACAGGGGTTAAACGATCCACCATTTAATCTATATATACATACTACCCCTTGTCACGACGAGGCAGGCGGGGTTTACCACTGGCACGTGGAGATTCTGCCAAAGTTATCTATTGCGGCCGGTTTTGAACTGGGTAGTGGGATCATGATTAACACGGCTACCCCCGAGTCTGCGGCTGAATTCTTGTGCTCCATCCCTATCTGA
- a CDS encoding helix-turn-helix transcriptional regulator has product MVDREPCYVISVAAKMVCMHPQTLRYYERLGLIEPSRTVGKIRLYSAADIERLRQIKRLMKDLGVNLAGVEVIINMMERVAQMEREAEEMRRELEREIQRLRSMLGEVAE; this is encoded by the coding sequence TTGGTTGATCGTGAACCGTGCTATGTTATTAGCGTTGCGGCCAAGATGGTCTGTATGCATCCCCAGACGTTGCGCTATTATGAGCGTCTCGGTCTTATCGAACCTTCACGAACGGTCGGCAAGATACGTCTGTATTCGGCGGCAGATATAGAGCGTCTTCGCCAGATCAAGCGGCTTATGAAGGATTTGGGTGTTAACCTGGCGGGGGTGGAGGTGATCATCAATATGATGGAACGGGTGGCTCAAATGGAACGGGAGGCAGAAGAGATGCGACGTGAACTAGAGAGAGAGATCCAGCGGCTGCGTTCAATGTTGGGTGAAGTGGCTGAGTGA
- a CDS encoding DnaJ domain-containing protein, whose product MAGKDYYQILGVSRNATDKEIRQAYRKLARKYHPDLNAGDKTAEARFKEVQEAYDVLSDPEKRAQYDRFGEGWPYGETSRPGGFEWTFTDVGPQFDGFRFDFGRPGGATGDLGSIFERLFETVGHGRAAQDTMRRTQRGQDIEHHIEVTLEEAYQGTQRLIEVNVPGSSRPRRVEVKIPPGVQDGSRIRVAGEGYEGLAGGPRGDLYLIVSVKPHPLFERKGNDLYSEVPIPLSQAILGGEVQVPTLKGKVALKIPAETQNGRTFRLAGLGMPRLQGTGKGDLYVKVKVVLPTGLTPKERALFEELQRLRPVA is encoded by the coding sequence ATGGCTGGCAAAGACTACTATCAGATTCTTGGCGTCAGCAGGAATGCCACTGACAAGGAAATAAGACAGGCGTATCGCAAGCTGGCCCGCAAATATCATCCGGATCTCAATGCTGGGGATAAGACGGCTGAGGCCAGGTTTAAGGAGGTACAAGAGGCTTACGACGTGTTAAGCGATCCAGAGAAGCGGGCGCAGTACGACCGCTTCGGTGAGGGATGGCCATATGGCGAGACCAGCCGGCCGGGTGGTTTTGAGTGGACCTTTACAGATGTGGGTCCGCAATTCGATGGCTTCAGGTTCGATTTTGGTCGTCCTGGCGGAGCGACGGGAGATTTGGGGAGCATCTTTGAACGTTTGTTTGAGACGGTTGGACATGGTCGTGCTGCTCAGGACACGATGCGACGGACACAGCGCGGGCAGGACATTGAACATCACATTGAGGTGACTCTGGAGGAGGCTTACCAAGGTACACAGCGGCTTATCGAAGTCAACGTGCCCGGCAGCAGCCGGCCGCGACGTGTAGAGGTCAAAATACCGCCTGGGGTACAGGATGGCTCCCGGATACGCGTGGCCGGAGAAGGGTACGAGGGGCTAGCTGGGGGACCACGGGGTGACCTTTATTTGATCGTCTCGGTGAAGCCCCACCCCCTCTTTGAAAGGAAGGGGAATGACCTTTATAGTGAAGTTCCGATTCCTCTTAGCCAAGCAATTCTGGGGGGCGAAGTTCAGGTGCCTACCTTGAAGGGTAAGGTGGCCTTGAAGATACCAGCGGAGACCCAAAATGGCCGGACCTTTCGGCTGGCTGGATTGGGTATGCCCCGCCTCCAGGGAACGGGCAAGGGCGATCTCTACGTCAAGGTGAAGGTCGTATTGCCCACAGGGTTGACTCCAAAGGAGCGGGCGCTCTTCGAGGAGTTGCAGCGCTTGCGTCCTGTGGCTTAA
- a CDS encoding carbon monoxide dehydrogenase accessory protein CooC, with product MKLAITGKGGVGKTTLASLLARLYAQEGYPVLAIDADPNANLASALGFPAEVMDRIVPISEMKDLIEERTGARPGTFGAFFKLNPRVNDIPEQFSATHAGVKLLVMGTVKKGGSGCVCPENVLLKNLVSHLLLDRQEIVIMDMEAGIEHLGRGTAQSTDALLIVVEPGLRSLHTAETIRPLADDIGIPRCLVVGSKVKDESDRSFIKTHLPTFEVIGFLSYSDLIVAADLKGLSPFDLDPNAVAEADQIRQRLDRLISKGQV from the coding sequence ATGAAACTGGCCATCACCGGCAAAGGTGGCGTCGGTAAGACTACCCTGGCCAGTCTGCTGGCCCGGCTCTATGCCCAGGAAGGATATCCTGTTCTGGCCATCGATGCCGATCCCAACGCTAACCTCGCCTCCGCCCTCGGTTTTCCGGCCGAGGTTATGGACCGGATTGTACCCATCAGCGAAATGAAGGATCTTATTGAGGAGCGCACCGGCGCCCGACCAGGCACCTTTGGCGCCTTTTTTAAGCTCAACCCCAGGGTTAACGACATTCCGGAACAGTTCTCTGCCACCCACGCCGGGGTTAAGCTGTTGGTTATGGGTACAGTAAAAAAGGGGGGCAGTGGCTGCGTCTGCCCGGAGAATGTTCTCCTCAAAAACCTCGTCAGCCATCTACTCCTTGACCGCCAAGAAATCGTCATTATGGATATGGAGGCGGGCATCGAGCACCTTGGGCGTGGGACGGCTCAGTCGACAGATGCCCTCCTCATCGTTGTTGAACCGGGCCTACGCTCCCTCCACACCGCTGAGACAATCAGGCCACTGGCTGACGATATCGGCATCCCCCGTTGTCTCGTCGTCGGTTCCAAGGTCAAAGACGAGTCTGATCGCTCTTTCATTAAGACACATCTGCCGACCTTTGAGGTGATAGGCTTCCTTTCCTATAGCGATCTGATCGTCGCTGCCGACCTCAAAGGGCTATCACCATTCGATCTCGATCCCAACGCTGTCGCCGAGGCGGATCAGATACGCCAACGCCTCGACAGACTTATCAGTAAAGGCCAGGTATAG